Proteins encoded together in one Candidatus Zixiibacteriota bacterium window:
- a CDS encoding M6 family metalloprotease domain-containing protein, translating into MFKKLLVAPLTVATLILFSAQISAVPPSPEVIQKLKDEGKYEQFLNTMASAHAKGVDAPTVGNDGKLRTPLASLSTVKALVILIDFDDKPYTAGYTAGTPQDFHDLLFSEGVIPTGSMREYYIENSYGEVYMEGDIAGWYRAPEFSDYYVNFCDGSHGFGDYPNNAQRLVEDAIELADPDVDFSQYDNDGDGWVDALFIVHSGTGYENTGNHCEIHSHAWVINQTLRDGVQIWGYSMEPEESPISGGLIPIGVYCHELGHVFGLPDLYDYDYSSPGVGRWCVMAGGSYNGNSRTPSHFSVWCKAQLGWVNPVIVNDNMTDVDIPIAAWNPVSYRLWGGGMIGSEYFLVENRQKQGFDAALPGSGILIWHIDETVTTGNDNEWHKLVALEQADGNFDLENNNNSGDRYDPYPSPAGVTEFGVETIPNSNDYDDQDTQVGVWNISSSDSIMAANFDIMWNRPNLLFLQANFTDGGYGDGDGVMEPGETILLFVEVENIWADAEGVDLTVSVNDPAVIINTPFATLGDIPHGATAGNVGFPISFTIPENYQPRIDTFFFEFTGNSGEYNQITPMQKNVGSNGVLIIDDDNDDDYDEYYIEHLTAELLPHINLDKSTTPITGTDLTKHNTVIWLTGEYQTSPLSLSDISALKYFMENGGSLFLTGQGIAAQLATLDNDFLNNYLRAEYVSTSMIPPVIPNIEGQVLNELDTLNIQGYMGASNQSNPDHLNAVNDGVVEANYVITEQAAAVSYSGDYKLVFFGFGFEAIGEDETRFAKRSDVFLKVLEFLGEINNYVPGDANGDGDANVGDAVYIINYAFKSGPTPIPIEAGDANGDCGTNVGDAVYLISYIFKGGPDPLPGCN; encoded by the coding sequence ATGTTTAAGAAATTGCTTGTTGCCCCCCTCACTGTGGCAACACTAATACTATTCTCCGCCCAAATATCAGCCGTACCGCCTTCACCGGAAGTTATTCAAAAACTTAAAGATGAAGGCAAATACGAACAATTTTTGAATACCATGGCTTCCGCCCACGCCAAGGGTGTTGACGCACCGACTGTCGGCAATGACGGCAAGTTACGTACTCCTTTGGCTTCACTATCAACAGTCAAAGCGTTAGTAATCCTGATTGACTTTGATGATAAGCCGTATACCGCCGGTTATACGGCGGGTACACCCCAGGATTTTCATGACTTGTTATTTTCGGAGGGAGTTATACCCACCGGTTCCATGCGGGAATACTATATTGAAAATTCTTACGGCGAAGTATATATGGAAGGCGATATTGCCGGGTGGTACCGGGCGCCCGAGTTTTCGGATTATTATGTGAATTTTTGTGACGGTTCGCATGGATTTGGCGACTATCCCAATAATGCCCAAAGACTGGTTGAGGACGCCATTGAACTGGCCGATCCCGATGTTGATTTTTCGCAATATGACAATGACGGCGACGGCTGGGTTGACGCCCTGTTTATCGTTCATTCCGGAACCGGTTATGAGAATACCGGAAACCACTGTGAAATACACTCTCATGCCTGGGTTATCAATCAGACATTAAGAGATGGTGTGCAAATCTGGGGGTATTCAATGGAGCCGGAAGAAAGTCCCATTAGCGGTGGGCTAATTCCTATTGGCGTCTATTGTCACGAATTGGGTCATGTTTTCGGACTGCCCGATTTATATGACTATGACTATTCATCACCTGGTGTTGGTCGTTGGTGCGTCATGGCCGGCGGAAGCTATAATGGCAATTCCCGAACACCTTCGCATTTTAGCGTCTGGTGCAAGGCTCAACTAGGATGGGTAAATCCCGTTATCGTCAATGATAACATGACCGACGTTGATATACCGATAGCTGCCTGGAATCCGGTATCATATAGACTCTGGGGTGGTGGCATGATTGGCTCCGAATATTTTCTTGTCGAGAATCGGCAAAAACAGGGATTTGATGCGGCTCTGCCCGGAAGTGGTATCTTAATCTGGCACATTGATGAAACGGTCACAACCGGCAATGATAATGAATGGCATAAATTGGTGGCGTTGGAGCAGGCTGACGGAAATTTTGATCTTGAGAATAATAATAATTCGGGAGATAGGTATGATCCTTATCCCAGTCCGGCGGGAGTAACTGAATTTGGCGTAGAAACGATCCCCAATTCTAACGATTATGACGATCAGGATACCCAGGTCGGGGTATGGAATATTTCTTCGTCCGACTCAATTATGGCAGCCAATTTTGATATCATGTGGAATCGGCCCAATCTCTTGTTTCTCCAGGCTAATTTCACTGACGGTGGCTATGGAGACGGAGACGGCGTAATGGAGCCGGGCGAAACAATATTGCTTTTTGTTGAGGTTGAAAATATCTGGGCTGATGCCGAAGGAGTTGATTTAACGGTTTCGGTCAATGATCCGGCGGTAATAATCAACACCCCCTTCGCGACTCTGGGTGATATCCCTCATGGCGCGACGGCAGGGAATGTCGGATTTCCCATTTCGTTTACGATACCGGAAAACTATCAGCCTCGAATTGATACTTTCTTTTTTGAGTTTACCGGAAATAGCGGCGAATATAATCAAATTACGCCAATGCAGAAGAATGTCGGTTCCAACGGAGTGCTGATTATCGATGATGATAACGACGATGATTATGATGAGTATTATATCGAGCACTTAACGGCCGAATTGCTGCCGCATATTAATCTTGATAAATCGACTACTCCCATAACTGGAACGGATTTGACCAAACATAATACCGTGATATGGCTTACCGGGGAGTATCAGACCAGTCCCTTATCATTAAGCGATATTTCCGCCTTAAAATATTTTATGGAAAACGGCGGCAGCCTATTTTTGACGGGACAGGGGATTGCCGCCCAGCTCGCTACTCTCGATAATGACTTCTTGAATAATTATCTGCGGGCAGAATACGTTTCAACCTCGATGATTCCACCGGTGATACCGAATATTGAGGGTCAGGTTCTCAACGAACTGGACACGCTGAATATTCAGGGATATATGGGCGCCAGTAATCAATCTAACCCGGATCATCTTAATGCAGTCAACGACGGCGTAGTCGAGGCCAATTATGTTATCACTGAGCAAGCGGCGGCTGTTTCATATTCCGGCGATTATAAATTGGTATTTTTTGGTTTCGGCTTTGAAGCCATCGGCGAGGATGAAACTCGTTTCGCCAAACGCTCTGATGTGTTTTTAAAAGTTCTGGAATTCCTGGGCGAGATTAATAATTATGTTCCGGGGGATGCCAATGGAGACGGCGATGCTAATGTCGGTGATGCCGTTTATATAATTAATTACGCATTTAAGAGCGGTCCGACACCCATACCGATTGAGGCCGGTGATGCCAATGGAGATTGTGGCACCAATGTCGGCGATGCCGTTTATTTGATAAGTTATATCTTTAAGGGCGGCCCGGATCCGTTACCAGGGTGCAATTAG
- a CDS encoding 5'-methylthioadenosine/adenosylhomocysteine nucleosidase, which produces MIGLMGALEEEIDLFRSYAEIEKEYRFAGMDFYRGTIDEEPVVIVQCGVGKVNAAISTQILIDRFDVDSVLLTGLAGSLVPYLQQGDIVAANYLVQHDVDLTAFGRRPGELPSVGRMIETDPGMLKRMNDAYDAVYGEQPNRPQLVVGTIISGDKFVSEKKMIASLQREFGAVGTEMEGAAVAHVCQLNTVPFLVICTISDDSSSHATGQFKVSLENAPINVFAMIRHFIGIENLQTVG; this is translated from the coding sequence ATGATAGGATTAATGGGAGCTCTTGAGGAAGAGATTGATCTTTTCCGGAGTTACGCCGAGATTGAAAAAGAGTATAGATTTGCCGGTATGGATTTCTATCGCGGCACGATTGACGAGGAGCCGGTAGTCATTGTTCAATGTGGTGTCGGGAAAGTGAATGCCGCCATCTCAACTCAGATTCTCATAGATAGGTTTGACGTAGACAGCGTCTTATTAACCGGCCTGGCCGGTTCACTAGTACCGTATTTGCAACAGGGCGATATCGTGGCGGCCAATTATCTGGTCCAGCATGACGTTGATCTGACCGCCTTTGGTCGACGGCCGGGTGAGCTTCCTTCGGTGGGGCGTATGATTGAGACCGATCCGGGTATGCTAAAACGAATGAATGATGCCTATGATGCCGTATATGGAGAACAGCCTAACCGACCACAGTTGGTTGTTGGGACTATAATTTCCGGAGATAAATTCGTATCCGAAAAGAAAATGATTGCCTCGCTTCAAAGAGAATTCGGCGCCGTGGGGACGGAAATGGAAGGGGCAGCGGTAGCTCATGTGTGTCAGTTAAACACTGTTCCTTTTTTGGTGATTTGCACGATTTCAGATGATTCATCCAGTCATGCCACGGGGCAGTTTAAGGTATCACTTGAGAACGCGCCTATAAATGTTTTCGCGATGATAAGACATTTTATAGGCATCGAAAATCTACAGACGGTTGGCTGA
- a CDS encoding class I SAM-dependent methyltransferase — MTDFTDIAPFYDKMTGYADRLIGDFGTIKHLVKKFNFKNALDAGCGTGVHSIILSKIGVDTIGLDSSEQMLEMARANALKEGVEIQFEKEFFESMPNEWTDKFDSVFCLANSLVGVETGERLSLAMKSFNRVLCPGGTAILQLVNFIKYRKENKRIIKVSSDENLTFVRFFDFEKEVTRLNVLVIEYDMGQVKHKFISQPILPINTEVIAVAAKIGGFSSIEFFSDLSLTDPFSNDADNMIVVLTK; from the coding sequence ATGACTGATTTTACGGATATCGCACCGTTCTATGATAAAATGACCGGGTACGCCGATCGATTGATCGGTGATTTCGGAACTATCAAACATCTCGTTAAGAAATTTAATTTTAAGAATGCGCTCGATGCCGGTTGCGGCACCGGCGTGCATAGCATTATCCTATCCAAAATCGGTGTCGATACAATCGGATTGGATTCATCGGAACAGATGCTCGAAATGGCCCGAGCCAACGCTCTGAAAGAAGGCGTCGAAATCCAATTTGAAAAAGAGTTTTTTGAATCAATGCCGAATGAATGGACTGATAAATTCGACTCAGTATTCTGCCTGGCAAATTCCTTGGTCGGTGTTGAAACCGGCGAGCGATTATCTCTGGCGATGAAATCTTTTAACCGGGTTTTATGTCCCGGTGGCACGGCCATATTACAATTGGTTAATTTTATCAAATACCGCAAGGAAAACAAACGGATTATCAAAGTATCGTCTGATGAAAATCTTACCTTTGTTCGGTTTTTTGATTTTGAAAAAGAAGTGACTCGCCTTAATGTCCTTGTAATCGAATATGATATGGGACAGGTCAAGCATAAATTTATTTCGCAACCGATCCTCCCGATAAATACCGAAGTAATTGCGGTCGCGGCGAAAATTGGCGGTTTTTCATCGATTGAATTTTTCTCCGACTTATCATTAACCGATCCATTTTCGAATGATGCCGACAATATGATCGTTGTCCTGACAAAATAG
- a CDS encoding 4Fe-4S binding protein, translating into MEAVQQETTTIKSGNKRKDFSTRKFRFWAQIFSLGVSIWIGLEFYLFVRYLEAGRITAMAPTRPPGVEGYLPISGLISLRDWFITGVLNNIHPASLVILLTIILISFVFKKSFCSWVCPVGFISEMIGNIGDYLVNRKYSPFKFLKGNKDDKKETPVRLKFHPFLDYPLRSLKYLLLAFFVYAVFFQMSALDIRQFVESPYNKVADIKMMKFFIDIDTFGLWTIIILFGLSIFLRGFWCRYLCPYGALVGLFSLVGSAKIRRDENVCISCGKCAQACPSFIKVDTVRQVISDECSGCLDCVDVCPAIRSLSLGMAGSKKGISKRVWAFSLIVIFWSILAGFKLFGPWQNSISTEEYMYHTERMEGGEYNHPGR; encoded by the coding sequence ATGGAAGCTGTACAACAAGAAACGACAACAATAAAAAGCGGCAATAAACGCAAGGATTTTTCGACCCGTAAATTTAGGTTCTGGGCGCAGATATTTTCTCTGGGGGTAAGTATCTGGATCGGCCTGGAGTTTTATTTGTTCGTCCGGTATTTGGAAGCCGGAAGAATTACGGCGATGGCCCCGACTCGCCCGCCGGGAGTGGAAGGTTATCTGCCGATTTCGGGTCTGATATCTCTCCGGGATTGGTTTATCACCGGAGTATTGAACAATATCCATCCGGCCTCGTTGGTTATACTTCTCACCATAATCCTGATTTCATTTGTATTCAAGAAAAGCTTTTGCAGTTGGGTTTGTCCGGTGGGGTTTATATCGGAAATGATCGGCAATATTGGCGATTACCTCGTTAATAGAAAATATTCGCCTTTCAAGTTTTTGAAAGGAAATAAGGATGATAAAAAAGAAACCCCTGTCCGGTTGAAGTTTCACCCTTTTCTTGATTATCCTTTGCGCTCGCTGAAATATCTGCTTCTGGCGTTTTTTGTTTATGCGGTCTTTTTCCAAATGTCGGCTTTGGATATCAGGCAATTTGTGGAATCGCCTTATAATAAAGTCGCCGATATTAAAATGATGAAGTTTTTCATCGACATTGACACTTTTGGTCTCTGGACAATAATAATTCTATTCGGTCTTTCGATATTTCTGAGGGGATTTTGGTGCCGGTATCTTTGCCCGTACGGAGCCTTGGTTGGCCTGTTCTCATTGGTCGGCTCGGCCAAAATCAGGCGCGATGAAAATGTCTGTATTTCCTGCGGGAAATGCGCGCAGGCCTGCCCGTCATTTATAAAAGTGGATACAGTCAGGCAGGTTATTTCGGATGAATGCTCAGGTTGCCTTGACTGTGTTGATGTCTGTCCGGCCATAAGATCGTTAAGCCTCGGTATGGCCGGATCGAAGAAAGGGATTTCGAAACGGGTATGGGCTTTTTCCCTCATTGTAATATTTTGGAGCATTTTGGCCGGTTTTAAATTGTTTGGGCCATGGCAAAACTCAATTTCCACTGAAGAATATATGTATCATACCGAAAGGATGGAAGGGGGAGAGTATAATCATCCCGGCAGGTGA
- the hisS gene encoding histidine--tRNA ligase — protein MSKKKNKPKKIKPEVLKGFKDYPPSEEIARQKLVAVFREVFESFGFSPLQTPALERVEVLKGSDYGQENLETIFSFVGPEKTDMALRFEMTASLARYVAGNPDLPLPFRRYQIGPVWRVDKPGPGRFREFTQFDIDSVGTSSMLADAEIMAAICKSFEKLGLPNYKVKYSNRKILNGIWKYVGIPDEKAQDVFRVLDKREKQGMEAVKLELGSGRTDKSGDKIQGLNLPEFQIRMIMWFLLLKPTKSTDVLTMAERLLKFAQFSKDMKEVESEFGWTEAISQMKLGEISMQEIEGRQPEAGIREAQEGIEELRLIASYLKNLGVPEEKAEVDLTIVRGLGYYTGPVFETVLEDIPEVGSVFAGGRYDGLVERFLGRKIPATGASAGIDRLLAALMLKGVIKTEPTISEVLVTAMDKERMPDYLQILNEIRGAGIKAEIFLGETRNFTKQVKYADRVGIPVAVILGSDEFENSQVTVKNLVAGRVQAEEVADREEWLKAENIQVTIPRDKMLDYLKKLLGEIKKS, from the coding sequence ATGAGTAAAAAAAAGAACAAACCAAAAAAGATAAAGCCGGAAGTCCTCAAGGGTTTCAAAGACTATCCGCCTTCCGAAGAGATTGCGCGACAAAAACTTGTGGCGGTGTTTCGGGAGGTGTTCGAATCTTTCGGATTTTCCCCGCTGCAAACTCCGGCTCTGGAACGGGTCGAAGTTCTCAAAGGTTCTGATTACGGGCAGGAAAATCTGGAGACGATTTTCAGCTTTGTCGGGCCGGAAAAAACCGACATGGCTCTGCGGTTTGAAATGACGGCTTCGCTGGCGCGGTATGTCGCCGGAAATCCGGATTTGCCGTTGCCGTTTCGTAGATATCAAATCGGTCCGGTCTGGCGCGTTGATAAACCGGGACCCGGACGGTTCCGTGAATTTACCCAGTTCGATATTGATTCGGTGGGGACGTCGAGCATGCTGGCCGATGCCGAGATCATGGCGGCGATTTGCAAATCGTTTGAGAAGCTCGGCCTGCCTAATTATAAAGTCAAATACTCCAATCGCAAAATATTAAATGGTATCTGGAAATATGTTGGTATTCCAGATGAAAAAGCCCAAGATGTATTTCGAGTACTTGATAAGCGTGAAAAGCAGGGAATGGAAGCGGTCAAACTCGAACTTGGCTCCGGGCGCACAGATAAATCAGGCGATAAAATTCAGGGATTAAATCTACCTGAATTTCAAATACGAATGATAATGTGGTTTTTACTTCTTAAACCAACAAAATCTACAGATGTATTAACAATGGCTGAGAGATTATTGAAATTTGCCCAATTTTCGAAAGATATGAAAGAGGTTGAAAGCGAATTTGGTTGGACAGAAGCCATTTCGCAAATGAAATTGGGCGAAATTTCCATGCAAGAAATTGAAGGGCGTCAACCTGAAGCAGGCATTAGGGAAGCGCAAGAGGGGATTGAAGAGTTAAGACTGATTGCATCCTATCTCAAAAATCTGGGTGTCCCGGAAGAAAAAGCTGAGGTTGATTTAACTATTGTTCGTGGACTCGGATATTATACCGGGCCGGTGTTTGAAACGGTTCTGGAAGATATTCCCGAGGTTGGGTCGGTCTTTGCGGGGGGACGTTATGACGGCTTGGTCGAGCGGTTTCTCGGGCGCAAGATTCCGGCAACGGGAGCATCGGCCGGAATTGACCGGCTTCTGGCAGCGCTGATGCTCAAGGGTGTTATTAAAACCGAGCCGACGATATCGGAAGTTTTGGTGACGGCGATGGATAAAGAACGAATGCCCGATTATCTCCAAATTCTTAACGAAATCAGAGGCGCGGGTATAAAGGCTGAGATATTTTTGGGGGAAACCAGGAATTTCACCAAGCAGGTCAAATACGCCGACCGGGTCGGTATTCCTGTAGCCGTTATTCTCGGTTCAGACGAATTTGAAAATAGTCAGGTGACGGTGAAAAATCTTGTGGCGGGCAGAGTCCAGGCCGAAGAGGTGGCCGACCGCGAAGAATGGCTCAAGGCGGAAAATATCCAGGTGACTATTCCGAGAGACAAGATGTTGGATTATCTAAAAAAACTACTGGGTGAAATTAAAAAATCATAG
- a CDS encoding radical SAM protein, producing MRLETEQKFTQMTPTTYAFGIILLAIGAVGIYMISVKPDVYPYWTILLYSIPSNCAISIFPHEPVLIWYGKTVNILYLSTAAVIGTLIAGYLDYKFFMPVLNLPYSSKYKSSKTYRRADYWFYKAPFISLALAGLTPVPFFPFKFMVCASKYPLMKYLMALALGRFPRYCLLALIGFTIQVPDWIIFGSFACMIIIIYHRVIISWIKRPFSLLSHMVKNKISLMDEKIPEKIPTSLAVRMAAHSLKNIILKRPLCIAVEVTHNCNANCQHCDKGASQVDNAVGASEYGRICDELDPSMIQIAGGEPLIRKDLPEIVRALHRPNKPPFLVLITNAHLLTVEKYHKLNEAGIRHYSISLDYPDTRHDENRRIPGLFNHVSKLVPKLLSYGKNDVAINTCITRKNYPHIKEIAHLVESWGAKLNFSVYTPLRTNEMSFCLKHPEDTIKLRAIIDDIYNPGKSYRSVMTSRRVLHKYCQFFENGKQMPRCQAGWRSLVVNPDGRLTPCAMLIDTRYNSRKELVEKFSKSNQCRGCFLSIRANTEKTMWRLLTDNLRALRISDQSVR from the coding sequence ATGCGATTAGAAACAGAACAAAAATTTACGCAAATGACCCCAACAACATATGCTTTTGGCATAATCCTGCTGGCAATTGGCGCGGTCGGGATATATATGATTTCAGTCAAACCCGATGTTTATCCTTACTGGACTATTCTTTTATATTCTATTCCTTCCAATTGCGCCATTTCAATCTTTCCCCACGAACCGGTTCTAATCTGGTATGGCAAAACGGTAAATATTTTATACTTATCGACGGCGGCCGTGATCGGCACCCTGATAGCGGGCTATCTCGACTACAAATTTTTTATGCCGGTCCTCAATCTGCCATATTCATCCAAATATAAATCGAGTAAAACTTACCGGAGAGCAGACTATTGGTTTTATAAAGCCCCTTTTATCTCACTGGCATTAGCTGGCTTAACTCCTGTGCCCTTTTTCCCATTCAAATTCATGGTTTGTGCGTCCAAATATCCGCTAATGAAATACCTGATGGCGCTGGCCCTCGGCCGTTTTCCCCGATATTGCCTGCTCGCTTTAATTGGCTTTACGATACAGGTTCCCGACTGGATTATATTCGGGTCATTTGCGTGTATGATAATTATCATCTATCACAGGGTTATAATTAGTTGGATTAAGCGCCCTTTTTCCTTATTATCTCATATGGTCAAAAATAAAATATCACTCATGGATGAAAAAATTCCGGAAAAAATTCCGACCTCGCTGGCAGTTAGAATGGCGGCCCATTCTCTCAAAAATATTATACTGAAAAGGCCGCTTTGCATTGCCGTTGAAGTAACGCACAATTGCAACGCCAATTGCCAGCATTGCGATAAGGGAGCAAGCCAGGTGGACAATGCCGTCGGGGCATCAGAATACGGTAGGATATGCGATGAGCTGGACCCCAGCATGATTCAGATCGCCGGAGGCGAACCCCTCATACGAAAAGACTTGCCGGAGATCGTGCGGGCGTTGCACCGACCCAACAAACCGCCATTCCTGGTACTAATCACCAATGCTCATCTGCTGACAGTTGAAAAATATCATAAACTTAATGAAGCCGGGATCAGGCATTATTCGATTTCGCTTGATTATCCCGACACGCGTCATGATGAAAACCGTCGTATTCCCGGCCTGTTTAATCATGTCAGCAAACTGGTTCCGAAATTGCTGTCATACGGGAAAAACGATGTTGCCATTAATACCTGCATTACGCGCAAAAATTACCCTCACATCAAGGAAATCGCCCACCTGGTCGAAAGCTGGGGAGCCAAACTGAATTTTTCAGTTTATACTCCGTTACGAACAAATGAAATGTCTTTCTGCCTTAAACATCCGGAAGACACTATCAAACTCCGGGCGATTATTGACGATATCTATAATCCGGGTAAATCTTATCGATCGGTAATGACATCACGGCGCGTTCTTCATAAATACTGCCAATTTTTTGAAAACGGCAAGCAAATGCCCCGGTGCCAGGCCGGCTGGCGGTCGTTGGTGGTAAATCCCGACGGGCGTCTGACGCCCTGCGCCATGCTTATCGACACGCGCTACAACAGCCGTAAAGAACTCGTGGAGAAATTCTCCAAATCCAATCAATGCAGAGGATGTTTTCTCTCAATCCGCGCCAACACCGAAAAAACTATGTGGCGGTTGCTAACCGATAATCTCAGAGCTTTGCGAATATCCGATCAAAGCGTCAGGTAG
- a CDS encoding Gfo/Idh/MocA family oxidoreductase, with protein sequence MARNFAIIGVGGFVAPRHLKAIKDTGNNLVAAVDPSDSVGIIDKYFDNVSFFVEFERFDRHIEKLRRLGKDMRVNYVSICSPNYLHDAHVRFALRVNADAICEKPLVLNPWNIDALSELEQESGRRVYTVLQLRLHPSLIELREKLLKKGGDKIHNVELTYITSRGRWYDVSWKGQIERSGGIATNIGIHFFDLLIWLFGDVKYNEVHIAEKTKSAGYLELERARIKWMLSTDRSDLPENAVKNEPPTYRSITIDGNEIEFSGGFTDLHTAVYQDILNGGGFGLDEVRPSITLAHDIREAESIGLNENTHPLLKVR encoded by the coding sequence ATGGCCAGGAATTTTGCCATAATCGGAGTTGGCGGATTCGTCGCACCCCGACATTTGAAGGCAATAAAAGATACCGGAAATAATCTTGTCGCCGCCGTCGATCCCAGCGATTCGGTCGGTATCATTGATAAATATTTTGATAACGTCAGTTTTTTCGTTGAGTTTGAGCGTTTCGATCGCCACATAGAAAAACTGCGCCGGTTGGGGAAAGACATGCGGGTCAATTACGTCAGCATCTGTTCGCCCAATTATCTCCATGACGCGCATGTCCGTTTTGCCCTGAGAGTCAACGCCGACGCCATCTGTGAAAAACCGCTGGTTTTGAATCCCTGGAATATAGACGCTCTCTCGGAGCTTGAACAGGAAAGCGGCCGCCGGGTTTACACGGTCCTGCAATTGCGCCTGCATCCGTCGTTGATTGAATTGCGGGAAAAGTTGCTTAAGAAAGGCGGCGATAAAATTCATAATGTCGAACTGACCTATATAACCTCACGAGGACGCTGGTATGATGTTTCATGGAAAGGCCAGATTGAACGCTCGGGTGGAATCGCGACTAATATTGGCATTCATTTCTTTGACCTGTTGATATGGTTGTTTGGCGATGTTAAATATAATGAGGTTCACATTGCGGAAAAAACAAAATCGGCCGGTTATCTGGAACTGGAACGGGCCCGCATAAAATGGATGTTATCGACTGACCGCTCGGATCTGCCGGAAAACGCCGTTAAGAACGAACCGCCGACGTATCGCTCGATTACCATTGACGGCAATGAAATCGAGTTTTCGGGAGGGTTTACCGATTTGCATACGGCCGTGTATCAGGATATTCTTAATGGCGGCGGATTCGGCCTTGACGAGGTTCGTCCCTCGATAACTCTGGCGCATGATATCCGCGAGGCGGAATCTATCGGGCTGAATGAAAACACGCATCCACTCCTGAAGGTCAGATGA
- a CDS encoding TIGR01458 family HAD-type hydrolase produces MRKFEDIKGVLFDLDGVLYIGNQIIPGAVEAIEYLRQKQIPCRFSTNTTTKSRGVLFRKITSLGLPIKQEEIISAPQAAIRYLRKIGQPKCYLCLNDDLKDDFSEFAQTDTNPDYVIIGDIWDKWNYEIMNRIFRFLIEGAELIALHKGRYWREPDGLHIDIGVFITGLEYASGKKAIVIGKPSPEFFTAAVEDMNLAPAEVIMIGDDIESDVGGAQNAGLRGVLVKTGKYREDLVSKSKIVPDAIIDSVAQLSKLI; encoded by the coding sequence ATGAGGAAATTTGAGGATATCAAAGGCGTCCTGTTTGATCTTGACGGCGTTTTATATATTGGCAATCAAATCATCCCCGGCGCCGTCGAAGCAATAGAATATCTGCGCCAGAAACAGATTCCCTGCCGTTTTTCAACTAATACGACGACTAAATCCAGGGGGGTGCTTTTCCGGAAAATAACATCCTTGGGCTTGCCAATTAAACAGGAAGAAATAATATCCGCCCCACAGGCGGCTATCAGATATTTAAGAAAAATCGGGCAGCCTAAATGCTATCTATGCCTGAATGACGATTTGAAAGATGATTTTTCTGAATTTGCTCAAACCGATACAAATCCGGATTATGTCATCATTGGAGACATCTGGGATAAATGGAATTATGAAATCATGAATCGGATTTTCCGATTTTTGATTGAAGGGGCCGAATTAATCGCGCTTCACAAGGGACGTTATTGGCGGGAACCGGACGGGCTGCATATCGATATAGGCGTCTTTATTACCGGTTTGGAATACGCCTCGGGTAAAAAGGCAATCGTTATCGGCAAGCCCAGCCCGGAGTTTTTCACCGCTGCCGTTGAAGACATGAATTTGGCGCCCGCCGAAGTGATCATGATCGGCGATGATATCGAATCCGACGTAGGTGGCGCGCAAAACGCAGGGCTTCGCGGCGTATTAGTGAAGACAGGAAAATATCGTGAAGACTTAGTTAGTAAATCAAAAATCGTTCCCGATGCGATTATTGACTCGGTCGCGCAATTATCCAAATTGATATAG